Proteins from a single region of Aureibacter tunicatorum:
- a CDS encoding efflux RND transporter periplasmic adaptor subunit, with protein sequence MKTIIATSLAILALSFSACQSNNKGNSSEDDHEHHHEEGDATTVTLNEVQMKSVDMQLGKIEDRNIFSTLKVTGELELPPQNKASVSPYLEGIVDRVFVMEGEKVRKGQVLAYLSQPEYIHLQDQYLSKYNELKYLKKEYERKKRLYEEKITSGKDFQSVEANYNSAMAKVQALKEKLLLMNFSPEQVKKGKISQVAKIISPIDGFITQVNTNVGKNASPQTPMFLIVNNKGLYLDLTVYENDLNDVEVGQKLKFTVANQKDVMEAEVFAINQSFEKDTKAVKVLANIIGEKKGNLLAGMYVNATIDLGEEKVPTLPSEAVITEGDGSYIFIVKAEKHEVHEENAESHSHKEHNHEGHDHSKELAPQNIIHGDHDHSHEANLDHSLTFEKVKVIKGREADGFIEVTLLQKLPKNTEVAINGAYYLISEMGKSETAHTH encoded by the coding sequence ATGAAAACAATAATAGCAACATCATTGGCAATATTAGCGCTAAGTTTCAGTGCCTGCCAATCAAATAATAAAGGAAATTCTTCTGAAGATGATCATGAGCACCATCACGAAGAAGGTGATGCGACAACGGTTACGCTGAATGAAGTGCAGATGAAGTCTGTTGATATGCAGTTGGGTAAAATCGAAGACCGTAATATTTTCAGTACTTTGAAAGTGACTGGAGAGCTCGAATTGCCACCACAAAACAAAGCTTCTGTTTCTCCATATTTGGAAGGAATTGTCGATAGAGTATTTGTAATGGAGGGTGAAAAAGTTCGAAAAGGACAAGTGTTAGCTTATCTATCACAGCCCGAGTATATTCATCTGCAAGATCAGTATTTATCCAAATACAATGAATTGAAATACCTCAAAAAAGAGTATGAGCGCAAGAAGCGACTTTATGAAGAAAAAATTACTTCAGGAAAGGATTTTCAAAGCGTGGAGGCTAATTACAATTCCGCGATGGCAAAAGTGCAGGCATTGAAAGAAAAGCTATTGCTGATGAATTTCTCTCCAGAGCAAGTGAAGAAAGGGAAGATTTCTCAAGTAGCCAAAATTATATCCCCTATTGACGGTTTTATCACGCAGGTAAATACGAATGTTGGGAAGAATGCTTCTCCGCAAACGCCAATGTTTTTGATTGTCAATAATAAAGGCTTATATCTGGATTTGACTGTTTATGAAAATGATCTTAATGATGTGGAAGTCGGTCAGAAATTGAAATTTACAGTTGCAAATCAAAAAGATGTGATGGAGGCTGAGGTTTTCGCGATCAACCAATCATTTGAAAAAGATACCAAGGCTGTAAAAGTTCTTGCGAATATAATAGGCGAGAAGAAAGGAAACCTATTGGCAGGCATGTACGTCAATGCTACGATTGATTTGGGGGAAGAGAAAGTGCCGACTTTGCCGAGTGAGGCTGTGATCACGGAAGGTGATGGATCTTATATTTTTATTGTAAAGGCTGAAAAGCATGAAGTTCACGAAGAAAATGCCGAAAGCCATAGTCATAAGGAACATAATCACGAAGGTCATGACCATTCAAAGGAGCTCGCTCCACAGAATATCATTCATGGGGATCATGATCACAGCCATGAGGCAAATCTAGACCATTCATTGACATTTGAAAAAGTCAAAGTAATCAAAGGAAGAGAAGCAGATGGCTTTATAGAAGTCACCTTGCTTCAAAAATTGCCAAAAAATACTGAAGTAGCCATCAACGGAGCTTATTACCTTATTTCTGAAATGGGCAAATCCGAGACAGCGCATACGCATTAG
- a CDS encoding energy transducer TonB, which yields MKKILFLIFALWTSESLLAQKRTLLDEHLNTTDSTEAKYYRIESDKVNDYTTFKIYHMSGELYQQGRKLHRFEEKKGKFDTYEYQDGYFITYHKNGNQKTKVLYKEDIKEGIESHWYSNKQLQKEVLYDDSLSRTQYNQKVVSFYDSLGKQLISEGNGTMLNYENNVLIDSGMVKDMRKHGKWKGYDIDSKLLSYEEKYENGELVRGVSFDDQRNKYSYEQITEEVSIGDKGIKGLYEFISNNLKYPGKARRRAIQGSVYIKMIISKEGNVNDIIIINNLNPYLNEETLRVLSLIDRVTPYKLRGQGIKHELTFPVIYRLR from the coding sequence ATGAAAAAAATATTATTCCTCATATTTGCTCTTTGGACAAGCGAATCTCTATTAGCCCAAAAAAGAACACTGCTCGATGAACATCTTAACACTACCGATTCAACAGAAGCAAAATATTATCGAATTGAATCTGATAAGGTGAATGATTATACTACATTCAAAATCTATCATATGAGCGGCGAGCTTTACCAGCAAGGCCGTAAATTGCACAGATTTGAAGAGAAAAAAGGAAAGTTTGACACTTACGAGTATCAAGATGGGTACTTTATCACATACCATAAAAATGGGAATCAAAAAACGAAAGTACTTTATAAAGAAGATATAAAAGAAGGAATAGAAAGTCATTGGTACTCCAACAAGCAACTGCAAAAAGAAGTGCTTTATGATGATTCCTTATCCAGAACCCAATACAATCAAAAGGTTGTCTCATTTTATGACAGTCTCGGCAAGCAATTAATCTCTGAAGGAAATGGCACAATGCTGAATTATGAAAATAATGTGCTCATCGACTCTGGAATGGTAAAAGATATGCGCAAGCATGGCAAGTGGAAGGGCTATGATATTGACAGCAAATTATTGAGCTATGAAGAGAAGTATGAAAATGGTGAACTTGTCAGAGGAGTAAGCTTTGATGATCAGAGAAATAAATATTCTTATGAACAAATTACAGAAGAAGTCTCTATAGGTGATAAAGGAATAAAAGGATTATATGAATTTATAAGTAATAATTTAAAATACCCAGGCAAAGCAAGAAGAAGAGCAATACAAGGCAGTGTTTACATTAAAATGATAATTTCAAAAGAAGGAAACGTAAATGATATTATTATCATTAACAACTTAAATCCTTACCTAAATGAGGAAACATTAAGAGTATTAAGTTTAATTGATCGCGTAACACCCTATAAATTAAGAGGGCAAGGAATTAAACATGAATTAACATTTCCTGTCATTTATAGACTTCGATAA
- a CDS encoding DoxX family protein — protein MEMKRNVDLGLLILRVSLSFILMFHGVAKLRDGVSFITNLLSEKGLPEFIAYGSYFGELIAPFLVLLGYRTKLFAGFIAGNMFVVIYLAHMNELFTLNQYGGWAVELPALFFFGALSLMFTGGGKFAVSSKSILD, from the coding sequence ATGGAAATGAAAAGGAATGTTGACTTAGGTTTATTGATATTAAGAGTATCCTTGAGTTTTATTTTAATGTTTCATGGAGTTGCAAAACTACGAGATGGAGTGAGTTTTATCACTAATTTGTTGAGCGAAAAGGGCTTGCCCGAGTTTATAGCCTATGGATCGTATTTTGGGGAATTGATAGCTCCATTCTTGGTGTTATTGGGATATCGCACAAAGCTATTTGCAGGCTTTATAGCTGGAAATATGTTTGTTGTTATTTATTTGGCGCATATGAATGAACTTTTTACGCTTAATCAATACGGCGGGTGGGCTGTGGAGCTTCCGGCTTTGTTTTTTTTCGGAGCCTTATCGTTGATGTTTACTGGTGGAGGGAAGTTCGCAGTGTCTTCAAAATCAATATTAGATTAG